The Armatimonadota bacterium genome window below encodes:
- the recO gene encoding DNA repair protein RecO, whose amino-acid sequence MEHTVEAIVLRRRDAGESDRRLVCFTRELGKIDLVAKGARKPTSRLRSVSEPLSVAQLTFANGRHQKFIQQAQPIAAFRGLRQDYERLTLALAWAEIVSYVAPYEDPIEEVYELCFKALGAIEKHPKPKVALAWAEVALLAETGFLPSFASCVLSGVEVKEAEAMVSPQAGGYICREVAGEYSDRFIVRAEVLYGLNALVGLDEPPPGLKFVDETLNALQPFWLNICEAPLKARSHLMESLAFGTSGT is encoded by the coding sequence ATGGAGCACACGGTCGAAGCCATTGTGCTGAGACGACGAGACGCCGGTGAATCTGACCGGCGTCTCGTTTGCTTTACGCGGGAACTTGGCAAGATCGACTTGGTGGCAAAGGGCGCCCGCAAGCCGACTTCGCGACTTCGCTCGGTGAGTGAACCGCTTTCTGTAGCTCAGCTCACCTTCGCCAATGGTCGGCACCAGAAGTTCATCCAGCAAGCCCAGCCAATTGCCGCGTTTCGCGGATTGCGACAGGACTACGAGCGGCTCACGCTCGCGTTAGCATGGGCAGAGATTGTTTCGTATGTTGCACCCTACGAAGACCCGATCGAGGAAGTCTATGAGCTCTGCTTCAAGGCTCTTGGCGCCATCGAGAAGCACCCCAAGCCCAAAGTCGCTTTGGCTTGGGCGGAAGTCGCACTTCTTGCCGAAACCGGATTCCTTCCAAGCTTCGCCTCCTGTGTCTTAAGCGGGGTGGAGGTGAAGGAAGCCGAAGCGATGGTGTCGCCCCAGGCAGGCGGCTATATCTGCCGCGAGGTAGCCGGTGAATACTCAGACCGTTTCATTGTCCGGGCGGAAGTTCTTTATGGTCTCAATGCGCTTGTCGGACTGGATGAGCCTCCTCCTGGACTCAAGTTTGTAGATGAGACGCTTAATGCCCTTCAGCCATTCTGGCTCAACATCTGCGAGGCTCCGCTGAAAGCACGAAGCCATCTCATGGAGTCTCTGGCATTCGGAACCAGCGGCACCTAA